One stretch of Musicola paradisiaca NCPPB 2511 DNA includes these proteins:
- a CDS encoding glutathionylspermidine synthase family protein, with the protein MKRIVITERPDWRQKAAEYGFRFHTMYGEPYWCEDAYYQFTPAQIDELEDATADVQQMCLQVVDRVVNSEEWLTKFRIPKHTWDFVRSSWITRQPSLYSRLDLAYDGNSPAKLLENNADTPTSLYEAAFFQWVWLEDQINAGRLPEHADQFNSIQEQLIERFGQLRTHHGIGSMHFTCCQDTEEDRGTVQYLQDCAQEAGVNSQFLFIDEIGLGNRGQFTDLQDNTISNLFKLYPWEFMLRETFSTKLADAGVRWLEPGWKSILSNKALLPMLWQMFPNHPNLLPAYFTEDNPPAMTDYVIKPLFSREGANIQIYRQGQQVAAADGPYGAEGTIIQQFHPLPKFNDSYTLIGSWLVGDTPCGIGVREDRALITQDLSRFYPHIILA; encoded by the coding sequence ATGAAACGAATTGTCATAACAGAGCGCCCAGACTGGCGGCAAAAGGCGGCTGAATACGGTTTCCGGTTTCACACCATGTACGGCGAACCGTATTGGTGCGAAGACGCTTATTACCAATTTACGCCGGCACAAATCGATGAATTGGAAGACGCCACCGCCGACGTGCAACAAATGTGTCTGCAGGTCGTAGATAGGGTGGTTAACAGCGAAGAATGGCTGACAAAATTCCGCATCCCCAAACATACCTGGGACTTTGTACGCAGCTCATGGATTACGCGCCAGCCTTCCCTCTACTCGCGGCTGGATCTGGCTTACGATGGAAACAGCCCGGCCAAATTACTGGAAAACAACGCTGATACGCCTACGTCGCTGTACGAAGCCGCATTCTTTCAATGGGTTTGGTTGGAAGATCAAATAAATGCCGGACGCTTGCCGGAGCATGCCGACCAGTTCAACAGCATTCAGGAACAACTGATCGAACGTTTCGGTCAGTTGCGAACCCACCACGGCATCGGCAGCATGCACTTCACCTGCTGTCAGGACACCGAGGAAGACCGCGGTACCGTGCAATATCTGCAGGACTGCGCGCAAGAAGCCGGCGTCAATAGCCAGTTCCTGTTCATCGACGAGATTGGACTGGGAAATCGCGGCCAGTTTACCGACCTTCAGGACAATACCATCAGCAACCTGTTCAAACTGTATCCGTGGGAATTTATGCTGAGGGAAACCTTCTCCACCAAGCTTGCCGACGCCGGTGTACGCTGGCTGGAACCTGGTTGGAAAAGCATTTTGTCCAACAAAGCGTTACTGCCCATGCTATGGCAAATGTTCCCCAACCATCCCAATCTGCTCCCGGCCTACTTCACGGAAGACAACCCGCCGGCGATGACGGATTACGTGATAAAGCCGTTGTTTTCCCGCGAGGGCGCCAATATACAAATCTATCGTCAGGGGCAACAGGTCGCGGCGGCCGACGGCCCTTACGGCGCAGAAGGCACCATCATTCAACAGTTCCATCCATTGCCCAAATTCAACGACAGCTATACGTTGATCGGCAGTTGGCTGGTGGGGGATACGCCCTGCGGCATAGGCGTGAGAGAAGATAGGGCATTGATTACCCAGGATTTATCGCGCTTTTATCCGCACATCATTCTGGCGTAA
- the ygiD gene encoding 4,5-DOPA-extradiol-dioxygenase, with amino-acid sequence MSTSRMPALFLGHGSPMNALENNEYTQAWALLGETLPRPKAIIAVSAHWYTRGTAVTAMDNPRTIHDFGGFPQALFDTQYPAPGSPELAARIQQALPPVAVYADDKEWGLDHGTWGVLIKVYPDADIPVVQLSIDGTKPPAYHYALGRKLAALRDEGYMIVASGNVVHNLRMIKWNGDGAPYGWATSFNDFVRSNLTWLGDAAEHPLVNFMQHNDAALSNPTPDHFLPLLYVLGSWDGQEPVSTPTDGIVMGSLSMMSVQVG; translated from the coding sequence ATGAGCACTTCCCGGATGCCAGCACTGTTTCTGGGCCATGGTAGCCCGATGAATGCGTTGGAAAATAATGAATATACCCAGGCGTGGGCGCTGTTGGGGGAAACGCTGCCGCGTCCGAAAGCGATTATCGCAGTATCCGCACATTGGTATACGCGCGGTACAGCGGTGACGGCGATGGATAATCCCCGCACCATTCATGACTTCGGCGGTTTTCCCCAGGCGTTGTTCGATACGCAGTATCCGGCGCCGGGTTCACCGGAATTGGCGGCGCGGATCCAGCAGGCGCTGCCACCTGTCGCGGTTTATGCTGACGACAAAGAATGGGGGCTGGATCACGGTACCTGGGGGGTACTGATCAAGGTCTATCCCGATGCGGATATTCCGGTGGTGCAGCTCAGTATTGATGGCACCAAACCGCCGGCTTACCACTATGCGCTGGGCCGCAAATTGGCTGCGTTACGCGATGAGGGTTACATGATTGTCGCCAGCGGCAACGTGGTGCATAACTTGCGGATGATCAAGTGGAACGGCGATGGCGCCCCCTATGGCTGGGCGACCTCGTTCAACGATTTTGTGCGCAGCAACCTGACCTGGCTTGGCGATGCAGCGGAGCATCCGTTAGTGAACTTCATGCAGCATAACGATGCGGCGCTCTCTAACCCGACGCCAGATCATTTTCTGCCGCTGTTGTACGTGCTCGGTAGTTGGGATGGACAAGAGCCGGTATCCACCCCGACGGATGGTATTGTCATGGGGTCGCTCAGTATGATGTCGGTGCAGGTCGGGTGA
- the rsmI gene encoding 16S rRNA (cytidine(1402)-2'-O)-methyltransferase — translation MNHDQQAEISASTLYIVPTPIGNLGDITRRALTVLQQVDVIAAEDTRHTGLLLQHFAINARLFALHDHNEQQKAEQLLARLQEGMSIALVSDAGTPLINDPGYHLVRRCREAGVRVVPLPGPCAAIAALSAAGLPSDRFCYEGFLPAKTKGRKDTLRMLAEEPRTLIFYESTHRLLESLQDMAEVLGPARYVVLARELTKTWESIHGAPVADLLAWVLQDENRRKGEMVLIVEGFRPDEESLPAAALHTLSLLRAELPLKKAAQLAAEIHGVKKNALYRYGLELENDSDNQG, via the coding sequence ATGAATCACGACCAACAAGCAGAGATTTCTGCCTCTACGCTTTACATTGTCCCCACGCCTATCGGTAATCTGGGCGATATCACCCGGCGGGCGTTGACGGTGTTGCAACAGGTTGATGTTATTGCGGCAGAAGATACCCGTCATACCGGTTTATTGTTACAACATTTCGCGATTAATGCGCGCCTGTTCGCACTCCATGATCACAATGAACAACAAAAGGCAGAGCAGTTGCTGGCGCGTTTGCAGGAAGGGATGAGTATTGCGTTGGTATCGGATGCGGGAACGCCATTGATCAACGATCCGGGGTATCATCTGGTGCGCCGATGCAGAGAGGCTGGGGTTCGCGTGGTGCCGTTGCCTGGGCCTTGCGCGGCGATTGCCGCGCTCAGTGCTGCCGGCTTACCTTCCGATCGCTTCTGCTATGAAGGATTTCTGCCGGCGAAAACCAAGGGGCGCAAGGATACGTTGCGGATGCTGGCGGAGGAGCCGCGGACGCTGATTTTTTATGAGTCGACTCATCGTCTGCTTGAGAGTCTGCAGGATATGGCCGAGGTATTGGGTCCGGCGCGTTATGTGGTGTTGGCCCGGGAGTTGACCAAAACCTGGGAGTCTATTCATGGTGCGCCGGTTGCCGATTTGCTGGCATGGGTACTGCAGGATGAGAATCGCCGTAAAGGCGAGATGGTATTGATTGTCGAAGGATTCCGTCCGGATGAGGAAAGTTTGCCTGCGGCGGCGTTGCATACTTTATCGCTGTTGCGGGCCGAGTTGCCGCTGAAAAAGGCGGCCCAGCTTGCCGCAGAGATCCATGGCGTGAAAAAAAATGCGCTCTATCGTTATGGTCTGGAGCTGGAAAACGACAGCGATAATCAGGGATGA
- a CDS encoding penicillin-binding protein activator, whose amino-acid sequence MLPENSVRTHTARIISIMLAVLFLAGCPGKAPQESASQQAEGKAGASSDYYLQQLQQSGDNTTKTDWQLLAIHALIQEGRLPQANAQLNALSEQLNDRQLQEQRLLTAELAAAQNDMTVANTTLAQMDVGRLSPLQQERYYQVQIKANQDHPSLTLIRAYIAQEPLLQGDAHQRNIDLTWTALNKLSVQDINAVVINANENVLQGWLDLLNVWQSKSQATDDRKAAVEDWQKRYPRHPAAKQLPTQVMQPASMTATIPSTTAAADGGNSIALLLPLNGQAQVFANAIQQGFSAARSGFAAAGAPAVPSLATAEAQPSSAPAATPSITTPTLANNATAMPAATPLTPPPASVSGANAIPVKVYDTSNQSLANVIAQAQKDGATTIVGPLLKNEVEQLPSLNPSLNVLALNQPEHIQPNTNICYFALSPEDEAQDAAQFISKQGKQHPLILAPRGNLGDRVVNAFAKAWQQNGGGIVLQQRTGGMYDLKQAINSGAGIALNGQPVVMASQSPSLPSTTVGGLTIPTQAPPPPSVSTDGNIDAVYIIATPDELALIKPMIDMRNKAQHPALYASSRSFQAGLGPDFRFEMEGLQFSDIPFLTGANPALMQQASAQFRNDYSLVRLFAMGMDAWKLANNFSQLRQQPGSTLSGATGTLSATPDCVINRKLTWLQFRQGQLVPAS is encoded by the coding sequence ATGCTTCCTGAAAATTCTGTCCGTACCCATACAGCCCGCATCATCTCTATCATGTTGGCGGTGTTGTTTCTCGCGGGCTGTCCGGGCAAAGCGCCGCAAGAATCCGCTTCTCAGCAGGCGGAAGGTAAAGCCGGAGCTTCCTCTGATTACTATCTGCAACAGTTGCAGCAAAGCGGCGACAATACTACCAAGACTGATTGGCAATTACTTGCGATTCATGCCCTGATTCAGGAAGGCAGGCTGCCGCAGGCTAACGCCCAGTTGAATGCCTTGTCGGAGCAATTGAATGATCGCCAACTGCAGGAACAGCGTCTGCTTACTGCGGAACTGGCCGCAGCCCAAAACGACATGACTGTCGCTAATACTACGCTGGCGCAAATGGATGTCGGCCGCCTCTCGCCGCTACAGCAGGAACGCTATTATCAAGTCCAGATCAAAGCCAATCAGGATCATCCATCGCTGACGCTGATTCGTGCCTATATCGCACAGGAACCGCTGCTGCAGGGCGACGCACATCAACGCAACATTGATTTGACCTGGACGGCGTTAAACAAACTCAGCGTGCAAGACATCAACGCCGTGGTCATCAATGCAAATGAGAATGTACTGCAAGGCTGGCTTGATTTGCTCAACGTTTGGCAATCGAAATCCCAAGCCACCGATGATCGAAAAGCCGCGGTAGAAGACTGGCAAAAACGCTATCCTCGCCATCCTGCCGCCAAACAGCTGCCGACGCAGGTCATGCAGCCCGCATCAATGACGGCAACGATACCGTCAACGACAGCGGCGGCCGATGGAGGTAATAGCATTGCATTGTTGCTGCCCCTGAACGGCCAGGCACAGGTATTCGCCAACGCTATCCAACAAGGTTTCAGCGCCGCCCGAAGCGGTTTCGCCGCCGCCGGCGCGCCAGCGGTGCCATCGTTGGCGACTGCGGAAGCGCAACCCAGCAGTGCACCTGCCGCTACGCCATCCATCACGACGCCCACTCTCGCCAATAACGCAACGGCAATGCCCGCAGCGACGCCGCTGACGCCCCCACCGGCATCAGTCTCCGGCGCCAATGCTATTCCGGTCAAAGTCTACGACACGTCCAATCAGTCGCTGGCCAATGTCATCGCTCAAGCACAAAAAGACGGAGCCACCACCATCGTCGGGCCATTGCTCAAAAACGAGGTGGAGCAGCTTCCCAGTTTGAATCCCAGCCTGAATGTCCTTGCGCTTAACCAGCCGGAGCATATCCAGCCAAATACCAATATTTGCTATTTTGCGCTCTCCCCCGAAGACGAAGCGCAAGACGCCGCCCAGTTCATCAGCAAGCAAGGTAAGCAGCATCCCTTAATTCTGGCGCCACGCGGCAATCTGGGTGATCGCGTGGTGAACGCTTTCGCCAAAGCCTGGCAACAAAATGGCGGCGGTATCGTTCTGCAACAGCGTACCGGCGGTATGTATGACCTGAAACAAGCCATCAACAGCGGAGCGGGCATTGCGCTAAACGGCCAGCCGGTAGTTATGGCATCTCAATCGCCCTCGTTGCCGTCAACCACGGTTGGAGGGCTGACCATCCCCACACAGGCGCCACCACCGCCGAGCGTATCAACCGATGGCAATATAGACGCGGTTTACATTATCGCCACACCAGATGAGCTCGCATTGATAAAACCCATGATCGATATGCGCAACAAGGCGCAACATCCGGCGCTTTACGCCAGTTCGCGCAGTTTCCAGGCGGGTCTGGGGCCGGATTTCCGCTTTGAAATGGAAGGGTTGCAGTTCAGCGATATTCCGTTCCTTACCGGTGCGAACCCTGCGCTGATGCAGCAGGCAAGCGCTCAGTTCCGTAACGATTACTCGCTGGTGCGCTTGTTTGCTATGGGAATGGATGCCTGGAAGCTGGCGAATAACTTTTCCCAACTGCGTCAGCAGCCGGGTAGCACATTGTCTGGCGCTACCGGCACACTGAGCGCGACGCCAGACTGCGTTATCAATCGCAAACTAACCTGGCTGCAATTTCGTCAGGGGCAACTGGTGCCAGCATCCTGA
- a CDS encoding YraN family protein, which translates to MNQREMGARHEQQARSYLERAGLIFVAANVSCRGGELDLIMRDGSTWVFTEVRYRRNASFGGAAASVTRQKRQRLLHAAAVWLARQGSSLENADCRFDVLAMTGKQVEWFPNAFGFQE; encoded by the coding sequence CTGAACCAGAGGGAAATGGGAGCCCGGCACGAACAACAGGCGCGCAGTTATCTTGAGCGCGCCGGATTGATTTTCGTGGCCGCCAACGTTTCGTGTCGTGGCGGCGAGCTGGATCTCATTATGCGGGATGGCAGTACCTGGGTTTTTACAGAGGTGCGTTATCGCCGCAACGCCAGCTTCGGCGGAGCGGCTGCCAGCGTGACCCGGCAGAAACGACAACGACTTCTGCACGCTGCCGCCGTCTGGCTGGCGCGTCAGGGAAGCAGCCTTGAAAACGCCGACTGCCGCTTTGACGTGCTGGCGATGACGGGCAAGCAAGTGGAATGGTTTCCCAATGCCTTTGGCTTCCAGGAATAA
- the diaA gene encoding DnaA initiator-associating protein DiaA: MLDRIKVCFTESIQTQIAAAEALPDAISRAATSMVQSLLNGNKILCCGNGTSAANAQHFAASMINRFETERPSLPAVALNADNVVLTAIANDRLHGEVYAKQVRALGHTGDILLAISTRGNSRDIVKAVEAAVTRDMTIVALTGYDGGELAGLLGPQDVEIRIPSQRSARIQEMHMLTVNCLCDLIDNTLFPHQND; this comes from the coding sequence GTGCTGGATAGAATTAAAGTCTGTTTTACCGAGAGCATCCAAACCCAGATCGCGGCAGCGGAAGCATTACCTGATGCCATATCGCGCGCGGCCACAAGTATGGTGCAGTCGCTTCTGAACGGTAACAAAATCCTGTGTTGTGGCAACGGAACCTCTGCCGCCAACGCACAGCATTTTGCTGCAAGCATGATTAATCGTTTTGAAACCGAACGCCCCAGCCTCCCGGCGGTGGCACTTAACGCCGATAACGTGGTCTTAACAGCTATCGCCAACGATCGCCTGCATGGAGAGGTCTATGCCAAGCAGGTTCGCGCGTTAGGTCATACCGGCGACATACTGCTGGCCATATCAACCCGCGGCAATAGCCGCGATATTGTCAAAGCCGTCGAGGCGGCAGTGACCCGCGACATGACTATCGTCGCGCTTACGGGTTATGACGGCGGTGAATTGGCGGGTCTATTAGGGCCACAGGATGTAGAAATCCGGATTCCTTCACAGCGAAGCGCCAGGATTCAGGAAATGCACATGCTGACCGTCAATTGCCTGTGCGACCTGATTGATAACACGCTTTTCCCACACCAGAACGATTAA
- the dolP gene encoding division/outer membrane stress-associated lipid-binding lipoprotein — translation MRIFSCIAVLSTCLMLQGCIGAVAIGSAVATKSATDPRSVGTQVDDGTLELRVSNALVKDTQLHKEARISVTAYQGKVLLTGQAPSTELATRAKQIAMGVEGANEVYNEIRKGTPISLGTASMDTWITTKIRSQLLASDTVKSSNVKVTTENGEVFLLGLLTRKEATSAAEIASKVSGVKHVTTAFSYLD, via the coding sequence ATGAGGATATTTTCTTGCATTGCCGTGCTGTCCACCTGTCTGATGCTGCAAGGTTGCATTGGGGCCGTCGCTATCGGTAGCGCAGTGGCAACTAAATCAGCCACCGACCCGAGATCGGTGGGTACCCAAGTCGATGACGGGACACTGGAATTGAGGGTATCCAATGCTCTGGTCAAGGATACCCAGCTACACAAAGAAGCCAGAATTTCCGTGACGGCCTATCAGGGCAAAGTGTTACTGACCGGTCAGGCACCCTCAACAGAGCTGGCAACGCGCGCCAAACAAATAGCCATGGGCGTAGAAGGCGCTAACGAGGTGTACAACGAGATACGCAAAGGCACGCCAATCTCGTTAGGCACTGCATCCATGGATACCTGGATCACCACCAAAATTCGCTCGCAACTGCTGGCCAGCGATACGGTCAAGTCGTCCAACGTCAAGGTGACTACTGAAAACGGCGAGGTGTTCCTGCTAGGGCTGCTAACCCGTAAGGAAGCGACGTCCGCGGCTGAAATCGCCAGCAAAGTCAGTGGTGTCAAACATGTGACCACCGCCTTCAGCTATCTGGACTAA
- a CDS encoding alginate lyase family protein — MRHCSFLRVGIWLCFFMVALAHASDGNDKNDSNAYVFLQSDQLAVVKQQLRQKRALPQTQLAYQQLLRTADKSLKIPDASVTQKLSISPGRDRHDYLSLAIYWWPDPKKKDGLPWIRRDGHVNPGTKDEHTDLIRLDGFTERLQVLALAWYFSDRQEYADKAISMIRTWFIHPETRMNPNLDYAQAIPGLTQGRGAGVLDGRYFSTRVVDSLILLSKSPGWRPDDEQQVRTWMSDYLNWLLASRNGKQEAMAKNNHGSWYAVQVAGIAWYLHMPEKVKAMIALQRQKFDHQLAVDGSQPEEMQRTRSFHYSCFNLQAASLMAHLASKMGDNLWLYRTPNGSSLLTALDFMAPYLDEAKPWPRETLDRSSSRLLPLLLQAEQATGSRRYRQRMLDTGYGALLAGDNVSDARQNVSTDTRRDIWLLNPPTLTGAP, encoded by the coding sequence GTGCGGCACTGTTCATTTCTTCGGGTTGGTATCTGGTTGTGTTTTTTTATGGTTGCGCTAGCGCACGCCAGCGATGGAAACGACAAAAACGACAGTAATGCTTATGTGTTTCTACAGTCAGACCAATTGGCAGTGGTAAAACAGCAACTACGGCAGAAGCGTGCGTTGCCACAGACTCAACTTGCGTATCAACAGCTTCTGCGTACTGCGGATAAGTCGCTGAAAATCCCGGATGCCTCGGTTACTCAAAAACTTTCAATATCGCCTGGGCGGGATCGTCATGATTATTTAAGCTTGGCGATCTATTGGTGGCCGGATCCGAAGAAAAAGGATGGCTTACCCTGGATAAGACGCGATGGTCATGTGAACCCGGGGACGAAAGACGAACATACCGATTTGATACGTCTGGATGGGTTTACCGAACGGTTACAGGTACTGGCGCTAGCGTGGTATTTCTCTGACCGGCAGGAGTACGCCGACAAAGCGATCTCGATGATCCGCACTTGGTTTATTCATCCTGAAACGCGCATGAACCCCAATCTTGACTATGCGCAGGCGATTCCTGGCCTTACTCAAGGGCGTGGTGCCGGTGTACTTGACGGTCGATATTTCTCGACCAGGGTTGTGGATTCCTTGATTCTGCTGAGCAAGTCCCCCGGCTGGAGACCTGACGATGAGCAGCAGGTAAGGACATGGATGTCGGATTACCTTAACTGGCTATTGGCGAGCCGTAACGGCAAACAGGAAGCGATGGCGAAAAACAACCATGGCAGCTGGTATGCCGTTCAGGTAGCCGGCATCGCCTGGTATTTACATATGCCTGAAAAGGTAAAGGCCATGATCGCCCTGCAACGACAAAAATTCGATCACCAGCTTGCAGTAGACGGCTCTCAGCCGGAGGAAATGCAGCGTACCCGCTCTTTCCATTACAGTTGTTTCAATCTGCAGGCTGCCAGTCTAATGGCGCATTTGGCCAGCAAAATGGGGGACAATCTGTGGTTATATCGTACTCCCAACGGCAGCAGCCTGTTGACTGCCCTGGATTTTATGGCCCCTTATCTGGATGAAGCGAAACCCTGGCCGCGGGAAACGTTGGATCGCAGCAGCAGTCGGTTGCTGCCGTTGTTACTGCAAGCGGAGCAAGCCACTGGCTCCAGACGTTATCGACAACGAATGCTCGATACGGGATATGGCGCGTTGTTGGCGGGGGATAACGTATCTGACGCCCGCCAGAACGTCAGTACGGACACTCGCAGGGATATCTGGTTGTTAAACCCACCGACCTTGACAGGCGCGCCGTAG
- the mtgA gene encoding monofunctional biosynthetic peptidoglycan transglycosylase, protein MKSTPVLRRMIAVLKRLITCILLAAGACWLAGILLFAFLPVPFSAVMIDRQISAWASGDFSYVARSNWVSMDEIAAVMPLAVIAAEDQKFPQHWGFDFNAIQAALRHNERHGGSIRGASTLSQQTVKNLLLWDGRSWVRKGLEAGLTAIVELVWTKRRILTVYLNIAEFGPGIFGVEAASRHFFNKPASRLTSGEAAMLASVLPNPIRYRVDKPSIYVVRRQQWILRQMRQVGGEGFLIENHLR, encoded by the coding sequence ATGAAATCGACGCCTGTTTTGCGTCGAATGATCGCAGTCCTGAAACGCTTGATTACCTGTATTCTCCTTGCCGCCGGCGCATGCTGGCTGGCAGGGATCTTGTTGTTTGCTTTTCTGCCGGTGCCGTTTTCGGCGGTGATGATCGATCGGCAAATCAGCGCCTGGGCCAGCGGTGATTTCTCCTATGTCGCTCGTTCAAATTGGGTGTCGATGGATGAAATAGCCGCTGTAATGCCGCTGGCGGTTATTGCTGCGGAGGATCAAAAATTTCCGCAGCATTGGGGGTTTGACTTCAACGCCATCCAGGCCGCGCTTAGGCATAACGAGCGTCATGGCGGCAGTATTCGCGGCGCGTCGACGCTGTCTCAGCAAACGGTAAAAAACCTGTTGTTGTGGGATGGACGAAGCTGGGTGCGCAAAGGACTGGAAGCAGGGCTGACTGCGATTGTCGAACTGGTATGGACTAAACGTCGGATCCTGACGGTATATCTCAATATTGCGGAATTTGGGCCTGGTATTTTTGGTGTCGAAGCGGCTTCCCGACATTTTTTTAATAAACCGGCCAGTCGTCTGACGTCCGGCGAAGCGGCGATGTTGGCGTCGGTTTTGCCTAACCCGATTCGCTATCGTGTTGATAAGCCCTCTATCTATGTCGTCAGGCGTCAGCAGTGGATTCTCCGCCAGATGCGTCAGGTAGGTGGAGAGGGTTTTTTGATTGAAAACCATCTGCGTTAG
- the elbB gene encoding isoprenoid biosynthesis glyoxalase ElbB gives MKKVGVVLSGCGVYDGSEIHEVVLTLLAIDRAGAEAVCFAPDKEQRHVINHLTGATTGEKRNVLEESARIARGKIQPLSVASADQLDALIVPGGFGAAKNLSDFAFRGAECQVDAELKMLTNNIHKKNKPIGFICIAPAMLPKLLDIPVHLTIGNDSGTAAAIEQMGGIHVSCPVDEVVVDMGHKVVTTPAYMLAQSISEAAVGIEKLVARVLELTE, from the coding sequence ATGAAAAAAGTAGGTGTCGTACTCAGCGGATGTGGAGTTTATGATGGTTCAGAGATTCACGAAGTTGTCTTGACTCTGCTTGCGATTGATCGTGCTGGCGCCGAAGCTGTCTGCTTTGCGCCGGATAAAGAACAGCGACATGTCATTAATCATCTAACCGGGGCTACAACCGGTGAAAAACGTAATGTATTAGAGGAATCCGCACGTATTGCACGGGGGAAAATCCAGCCGCTTTCAGTCGCCAGCGCCGACCAGCTTGATGCGCTTATTGTGCCTGGCGGCTTTGGAGCTGCAAAAAATTTGAGTGATTTTGCTTTCCGTGGAGCTGAGTGTCAGGTGGACGCCGAACTGAAAATGCTTACGAATAACATTCATAAGAAAAACAAACCAATTGGCTTCATTTGCATCGCTCCGGCTATGCTGCCAAAACTGCTGGATATTCCTGTTCACCTTACAATTGGTAATGATAGCGGCACGGCGGCGGCTATTGAGCAAATGGGGGGTATTCATGTCTCCTGCCCCGTCGATGAAGTGGTGGTCGATATGGGGCATAAAGTGGTGACGACGCCTGCGTATATGCTGGCGCAATCGATCAGTGAAGCCGCAGTAGGCATTGAAAAGTTGGTTGCGCGAGTGCTGGAATTGACTGAATGA